One window of the Strix uralensis isolate ZFMK-TIS-50842 chromosome 3, bStrUra1, whole genome shotgun sequence genome contains the following:
- the MCM8 gene encoding DNA helicase MCM8 isoform X2, with translation MSKDFRGRGCAQGRGFRGWRGGWRGGWQGRGQKGQWKRMPEPVRSRLVQSTLDQFIPYKGWKLYFSEAYADKSPFVQKTQAFEKFFMQRIEFYDKDEIERKGSILVDYKELIQDRELTKSIPNISTELRDMPQKILHCMGLAIHQVLTKDLERHAAELQVQEGLPLDGEPIINVPLIHARVYNYDPLTQLKNVRANCYGKYIALRGTVVRVSNIKPLCTKLAFVCGTCGDVQSVPLPDGKYTLPTKCLIPECRGRSFTADRSSPLTTTVDWQSVKVQELMSDDQRETGRIPRTIECELVQDLVDSCVPGDMVTITGIVKVSSTEEGASKNKNDKCMFLLYIEANSVSNSKGQKPKNFDDETFQRSFMEFSLKDLYAVQEIQAEEKLFRLIVNSLCPAIYGHEIVKAGLALALFGGCQKFVDDKNRIPVRGDPHVLVVGDPGLGKSQMLQAVCNVAPRGVYVCGNTSTSSGLTVTLSRDGASGDFALEAGALVLGDQGICGIDEFDKMGNQHQALLEAMEQQSISLAKAGIVCSLPARTSIIAAANPVGGHYNKAKTVSENLKMGSALLSRFDLVFILLDTPNEDHDHLLSEHVMAIRAGKQAACSSTVVTRSNTQDRSVLEVVSDRPLLERLKISPGENFDAIPHQLLRKYVGYARQYVHPSLSPEAAQVLQEFYLELRKQNQGVDSTPITTRQLESLIRLTEARSRLELREKSTKEDAEDVIEIMKYSFDRLQRSYKYEYQILKALLDP, from the exons ATGAGTAAGGACTTCAGAGGCAGGGGATGCGCCCAGGGAAGAGGCTTTCGGGGTTGGCGAGGAGGATGGCGAGGTGGATGGCAAGGCAGAGGACAGAAGGGACAATGGAAAAGAATGCCCGAACCTG tAAGATCTCGACTAGTTCAGTCAACGTTGGACCAGTTTATTCCCTATAAGGGTTGGAAACTTTATTTCTCTGAAG CTTATGCTGACAAGTCTCCTTTTGTCCAGAAGACTCAAGCCTTTGAGAAGTTTTTCATGCAGCGCATTGAGTTTTATGATAAG GatgaaattgaaagaaaaggaagtattCTTGTGGATTATAAGGAACTAATACAAGACAGAGAATTGACTAAATCCATACCAAATATATCTACTGAATTAAGGGATATGCCTCAGAAAATACTGCACTGTATGGGTCTAGCGATTCATCAG GTGCTAACAAAGGACCTGGAAAGgcatgctgcagagctgcaggtgcaGGAGGGATTACCGCTTGATGGAGAACCTATAATAAATGTGCCTCTCATTCATGCTAG GGTGTACAACTATGATCCGCTAACTCAGCTGAAAAACGTGCGGGCAAACTGCTATGGAAAATATATTGCCTTGCGTGGTACTGTTGTGCGTGTCAGTAACATTAAGCCTCTGTGCACTAAGCTAGCTTTTGTATGTGGCACATGTGGAGATGTTCAGAGTGTTCCTCTACCTGATGGAAAGTATACTCTTCCAACTAAG TGCCTTATTCCCGAGTGCCGTGGCCGATCCTTCACAGCTGACAGAAGCTCTCCTTTAACCACTACAGTGGACTGGCAGTCTGTCAA GGTGCAGGAGCTGATGTCAGATGATCAGCGTGAAACAGGCCGAATCCCTCGTACAATTGAATGTGAACTGGTTCAGGATCTTGTGGACAGCTGTGTCCCAGGAGATATGGTCACAATTACAGGGATAGTAAAGGTGTCGAGCACTGAGGAAG GAGCTTCTAAAAATAAGAATGACAAGTGTATGTTCTTGTTGTACATTGAGGCAAATTCTGTCAGCAACAGTAAAGGacaaaaaccaaagaattttGATGATGAAACTTTTCAAAGATCATTCATGGAGTTTTCACTTAAAGACCTCTATGCTGTTCAAGAAATTCAAGCTGAGGAAAAGCTGTTCAGGCTCATTGTGAA ctctCTTTGTCCTGCAATCTATGGCCATGAG ATTGTAAAGGCAGGTTTGGCCCTGGCGTTATTTGGAGGATGTCAGAAGTTTGTAGATGACAAGAACAGAATCCCGGTGCGAGGAGATCCACATGTTCTGGTTGTTGGAGATCCAGGATTAGGAAAAAGTCAAATGTTGCAA GCAGTGTGTAATGTTGCTCCTCGAGGTGTGTATGTTTGTGGTAACACTTCCACCAGCTCTGGCCTGACTGTTACACTGTCTAGAGATGGTGCTTCTGGAGATTTTGCCTTGGAAGCTGGTGCTTTAGTGCTTGGAGATCAAG GAATTTGTGGAATAGATGAATTTGATAAGATGGGAAACCAGCATCAGGCTTTGTTGGAAGCTATGGAACAGCAGAGCATAAGCCTTGCCAAGGCTGGCATTGTTTGCAGTTTGCCAGCTCGGACATCTATCATTGCTGCAGCAAACCCAGTTGGAGGACATTATAACAAAGCCAAAACAGTGTCTGAGAACTTAAA AATGGGAAGTGCTTTACTGTCGAGATTTGATCTAGTTTTCATTTTGCTGGACACCCCAAATGAAGATCATGACCACTTGCTGTCTGAGCACGTGATGGCAATCCGAGCTGGAAAgcaggcagcctgcagcagcactgttGTGACTCGTAGCAACACTCAGGATCGCTCTGTTCTTGAAGTTGTTTCAGATCGACCGCTGCTTGAAAGGCTGAAG ATCTCACCAGGAGAAAACTTCGATGCCATTCCACATCAGCTGCTGAGGAAGTATGTTGGATATGCTCGGCAGTACGTTCACCCAAGTTTATCTCCAGAAGCTGCTCAGGTCCTCCAGGAATTCTACCTTGAGCTCCGGAAACAGAACCAAGGAGTAGACAGCACACCGATCACCACGAGGCAGCTAGAGTCATTGATTCGACTTACAGAG GCACGATCAAGGCTGGAATTAAGGGAGAAATCTACCAAGGAAGATGCTGAGGATGTaatagaaataatgaaatacag CTTCGACAGATTGCAAAGGAGCTACAAATACGA GTATCAGATTTTGAAAGCTTTATTGGATCCCTAA
- the CRLS1 gene encoding cardiolipin synthase (CMP-forming) yields the protein MLAAAWLGRGFWGLLRGAERRRPGGGSRPLASRPGAAAEGRGGGAGGRRHGNGGVFCLAAGAGAVAGPRAAPALHRRLLRAPAAWRLLSGGAAPPEPPRQRRVAGRYAELYENPWTIPNILSMARMGLAPVLGYLIVEENFNVALGVFVLAGVTDLLDGFIARNWANQKSALGSALDPLADKILISVLYVSLTCANLIPVSLTSMIILRDVALIAAVFYVRYKTLSPPRTLSRYFNPCYATAQLKPTFISKMNTAVQLILVAASLAAPVFNYVDSIYLQTLWCITAFTTVTSAYSYYHYGRKTVQVINNK from the exons ATGCTGGCCGCCGCTTGGCTGGGCAGGGGGTTCTGGGGGCTCCtccgcggcgcggagcggaggcGGCCGGGCGGCGGCTCAAGGCCTTTGGCCAGCCGACCGGGAGCGGCGGCGGAGGGGCGCGGCGGaggggcgggcggccgccgccatgGTAACGGCGGCGTCTTCTGCttggcggcgggcgcgggggctgTGGCGGGGCCGCGCGCCGCGCCCGCCCTGCACCGACGGCTGCTGCGCGCGCCCGCGGCCTGGCGCCTCCtcagcggcggggccgcgccgccggaGCCCCCCCGGCAGCGGCGTGTGGCGGGGCGCTACGCCGAGCTG TATGAAAACCCCTGGACGATCCCAAATATACTGTCAATGGCAAGAATGGGTTTGGCGCCAGTTTTAGGCTATTTGATTGTTGAAGAAAATTTCAATGTTGCACTAGGTGTCTTTGTTTTGGCTGGCGTAACGGATTTG CTGGATGGATTTATTGCACGAAACTGGGCTAATCAGAAATCAGCTTTGGGAAGTGCTCTTGATCCTCTCGCTGATAAAATTCTCATCAGTGTGCTCTATGTGAGCCTAACTTGTGCAAATCTTATCCCAG TTTCACTTACTTCCATGATTATTCTGAGGGATGTAGCGCTCATTGCTGCTGTTTTTTATGTGCGATACAAAACTCTTTCTCCACCG AGAACACTCAGTaggtattttaacccctgttACGCTACTGCCCAATTAAAACCAACATTCATTAGCAAG ATGAATACAGCGGTTCAGCTAATTTTGGTGGCAGCTTCTTTAGCAGCTCCTGTTTTCAATTATGTGGACAGCATATATCTGCAGACATTATG GTGCATCACGGCTTTCACAACGGTAACATCTGCGTACAGCTATTACCACTATGGCCGAAAAACGGTTCAGGTGATAAATAACAAATGA
- the MCM8 gene encoding DNA helicase MCM8 isoform X1: protein MSKDFRGRGCAQGRGFRGWRGGWRGGWQGRGQKGQWKRMPEPVRSRLVQSTLDQFIPYKGWKLYFSEAYADKSPFVQKTQAFEKFFMQRIEFYDKDEIERKGSILVDYKELIQDRELTKSIPNISTELRDMPQKILHCMGLAIHQVLTKDLERHAAELQVQEGLPLDGEPIINVPLIHARVYNYDPLTQLKNVRANCYGKYIALRGTVVRVSNIKPLCTKLAFVCGTCGDVQSVPLPDGKYTLPTKCLIPECRGRSFTADRSSPLTTTVDWQSVKVQELMSDDQRETGRIPRTIECELVQDLVDSCVPGDMVTITGIVKVSSTEEGASKNKNDKCMFLLYIEANSVSNSKGQKPKNFDDETFQRSFMEFSLKDLYAVQEIQAEEKLFRLIVNSLCPAIYGHEIVKAGLALALFGGCQKFVDDKNRIPVRGDPHVLVVGDPGLGKSQMLQAVCNVAPRGVYVCGNTSTSSGLTVTLSRDGASGDFALEAGALVLGDQGICGIDEFDKMGNQHQALLEAMEQQSISLAKAGIVCSLPARTSIIAAANPVGGHYNKAKTVSENLKMGSALLSRFDLVFILLDTPNEDHDHLLSEHVMAIRAGKQAACSSTVVTRSNTQDRSVLEVVSDRPLLERLKISPGENFDAIPHQLLRKYVGYARQYVHPSLSPEAAQVLQEFYLELRKQNQGVDSTPITTRQLESLIRLTEARSRLELREKSTKEDAEDVIEIMKYSMLGTYSDEFGKLDFERSQHGSGMSNRSQAKRFVSALNSIAERTYNNLFDLQQLRQIAKELQIRVSDFESFIGSLNDQGYLLKKGSRVYQLQTM, encoded by the exons ATGAGTAAGGACTTCAGAGGCAGGGGATGCGCCCAGGGAAGAGGCTTTCGGGGTTGGCGAGGAGGATGGCGAGGTGGATGGCAAGGCAGAGGACAGAAGGGACAATGGAAAAGAATGCCCGAACCTG tAAGATCTCGACTAGTTCAGTCAACGTTGGACCAGTTTATTCCCTATAAGGGTTGGAAACTTTATTTCTCTGAAG CTTATGCTGACAAGTCTCCTTTTGTCCAGAAGACTCAAGCCTTTGAGAAGTTTTTCATGCAGCGCATTGAGTTTTATGATAAG GatgaaattgaaagaaaaggaagtattCTTGTGGATTATAAGGAACTAATACAAGACAGAGAATTGACTAAATCCATACCAAATATATCTACTGAATTAAGGGATATGCCTCAGAAAATACTGCACTGTATGGGTCTAGCGATTCATCAG GTGCTAACAAAGGACCTGGAAAGgcatgctgcagagctgcaggtgcaGGAGGGATTACCGCTTGATGGAGAACCTATAATAAATGTGCCTCTCATTCATGCTAG GGTGTACAACTATGATCCGCTAACTCAGCTGAAAAACGTGCGGGCAAACTGCTATGGAAAATATATTGCCTTGCGTGGTACTGTTGTGCGTGTCAGTAACATTAAGCCTCTGTGCACTAAGCTAGCTTTTGTATGTGGCACATGTGGAGATGTTCAGAGTGTTCCTCTACCTGATGGAAAGTATACTCTTCCAACTAAG TGCCTTATTCCCGAGTGCCGTGGCCGATCCTTCACAGCTGACAGAAGCTCTCCTTTAACCACTACAGTGGACTGGCAGTCTGTCAA GGTGCAGGAGCTGATGTCAGATGATCAGCGTGAAACAGGCCGAATCCCTCGTACAATTGAATGTGAACTGGTTCAGGATCTTGTGGACAGCTGTGTCCCAGGAGATATGGTCACAATTACAGGGATAGTAAAGGTGTCGAGCACTGAGGAAG GAGCTTCTAAAAATAAGAATGACAAGTGTATGTTCTTGTTGTACATTGAGGCAAATTCTGTCAGCAACAGTAAAGGacaaaaaccaaagaattttGATGATGAAACTTTTCAAAGATCATTCATGGAGTTTTCACTTAAAGACCTCTATGCTGTTCAAGAAATTCAAGCTGAGGAAAAGCTGTTCAGGCTCATTGTGAA ctctCTTTGTCCTGCAATCTATGGCCATGAG ATTGTAAAGGCAGGTTTGGCCCTGGCGTTATTTGGAGGATGTCAGAAGTTTGTAGATGACAAGAACAGAATCCCGGTGCGAGGAGATCCACATGTTCTGGTTGTTGGAGATCCAGGATTAGGAAAAAGTCAAATGTTGCAA GCAGTGTGTAATGTTGCTCCTCGAGGTGTGTATGTTTGTGGTAACACTTCCACCAGCTCTGGCCTGACTGTTACACTGTCTAGAGATGGTGCTTCTGGAGATTTTGCCTTGGAAGCTGGTGCTTTAGTGCTTGGAGATCAAG GAATTTGTGGAATAGATGAATTTGATAAGATGGGAAACCAGCATCAGGCTTTGTTGGAAGCTATGGAACAGCAGAGCATAAGCCTTGCCAAGGCTGGCATTGTTTGCAGTTTGCCAGCTCGGACATCTATCATTGCTGCAGCAAACCCAGTTGGAGGACATTATAACAAAGCCAAAACAGTGTCTGAGAACTTAAA AATGGGAAGTGCTTTACTGTCGAGATTTGATCTAGTTTTCATTTTGCTGGACACCCCAAATGAAGATCATGACCACTTGCTGTCTGAGCACGTGATGGCAATCCGAGCTGGAAAgcaggcagcctgcagcagcactgttGTGACTCGTAGCAACACTCAGGATCGCTCTGTTCTTGAAGTTGTTTCAGATCGACCGCTGCTTGAAAGGCTGAAG ATCTCACCAGGAGAAAACTTCGATGCCATTCCACATCAGCTGCTGAGGAAGTATGTTGGATATGCTCGGCAGTACGTTCACCCAAGTTTATCTCCAGAAGCTGCTCAGGTCCTCCAGGAATTCTACCTTGAGCTCCGGAAACAGAACCAAGGAGTAGACAGCACACCGATCACCACGAGGCAGCTAGAGTCATTGATTCGACTTACAGAG GCACGATCAAGGCTGGAATTAAGGGAGAAATCTACCAAGGAAGATGCTGAGGATGTaatagaaataatgaaatacag caTGCTGGGAACCTACTCTGATGAGTTTGGAAAGCTGGACTTTGAACGTTCACAGCATGGGTCTGGGATGAGCAATCGGTCACAAGCAAAAAGATTTGTTTCTGCCCTTAACAGTATTGCAGAGAGAACTTACAACAATCTCTTTGACTTGCAACAGCTTCGACAGATTGCAAAGGAGCTACAAATACGA GTATCAGATTTTGAAAGCTTTATTGGATCCCTAAATGATCAGGGTTACCTTTTGAAAAAAGGTTCAAGAGTTTATCAGCTTCAGACTATGTGA